In one Nicotiana tomentosiformis chromosome 6, ASM39032v3, whole genome shotgun sequence genomic region, the following are encoded:
- the LOC104086525 gene encoding putative EG45-like domain containing protein 1 isoform X2 yields the protein MYICIKHNIESSDQTLTIQLFSRHHSSLHRKIDSATECYGSDATQFPSSNFFAAAGEGIWDNGAACGRQYLISCINSVLPRACKHGETIQIKIVDRAQTALSKPTKEGTTMVLSNAALTAIADPNAPSLNIDFRQV from the exons ATGTATATATGCATAAAACACAATATTGAATCTTCCGATCAAACTTTAACTATTCAACTATTTAGCAGGCATCATTCGTCTTTGCATCGAAAGATCGATTCAG CTACTGAATGTTATGGAAGTGATGCAACACAGTTTCCTTCAAGCAACTTCTTTGCAGCAGCTGGGGAAGGGATTTGGGACAATGGAGCTGCTTGTGGTAGACAGTATTTGATCAGTTGCATTAACTCAGTATTACCTAGAGCTTGTAAACATGGAGAAACAATTCAGATAAAGATCGTTGACCGGGCACAAACTGCACTCTCTAAGCCTACTAAGGAAGGCACAACCATGGTCCTTTCTAATGCAGCTCTTACTGCCATTGCTGATCCAAATGCACCTTCCCTCAATATTGATTTCCGACA GGTCTAG
- the LOC104086525 gene encoding EG45-like domain containing protein isoform X1 has product MSKRSSLPLLLWLPTFFLFAHLFHASLADLGTASQYSPPYTPTECYGSDATQFPSSNFFAAAGEGIWDNGAACGRQYLISCINSVLPRACKHGETIQIKIVDRAQTALSKPTKEGTTMVLSNAALTAIADPNAPSLNIDFRQV; this is encoded by the exons ATGTCAAAGCGTTCTTCACTTCCTCTTCTCCTATGGCTGCCAACATTCTTCCTATTTGCCCACCTCTTTCATGCTTCTCTAGCTGATCTTGGAACAGCAAGCCAGTATAGCCCACCATACACAC CTACTGAATGTTATGGAAGTGATGCAACACAGTTTCCTTCAAGCAACTTCTTTGCAGCAGCTGGGGAAGGGATTTGGGACAATGGAGCTGCTTGTGGTAGACAGTATTTGATCAGTTGCATTAACTCAGTATTACCTAGAGCTTGTAAACATGGAGAAACAATTCAGATAAAGATCGTTGACCGGGCACAAACTGCACTCTCTAAGCCTACTAAGGAAGGCACAACCATGGTCCTTTCTAATGCAGCTCTTACTGCCATTGCTGATCCAAATGCACCTTCCCTCAATATTGATTTCCGACA GGTCTAG